In a genomic window of Amycolatopsis japonica:
- a CDS encoding tautomerase family protein, whose product MPFVRIDTIGTEKLEALGNAVHDAMVETLGIPADDRFQVLNGQSILKYDDYLGIRRDEGVVYVTITMRQGRTDVQKKSLYRRIAELAEEYAGTEPRNVLVTITENNPVDWSIGNGEAQYA is encoded by the coding sequence ATGCCCTTCGTCCGTATCGACACCATCGGGACCGAGAAGCTCGAAGCCCTCGGCAACGCCGTCCACGACGCGATGGTCGAGACGCTCGGCATCCCGGCCGACGACCGCTTCCAGGTCCTCAACGGCCAGAGCATCCTGAAATACGACGACTACCTGGGGATCCGCCGCGACGAGGGGGTCGTGTACGTCACGATCACCATGCGGCAGGGCCGCACCGACGTGCAGAAGAAATCGCTGTACCGGCGGATCGCGGAGCTCGCCGAGGAGTACGCGGGGACCGAGCCGCGGAACGTGCTCGTCACGATCACCGAGAACAATCCCGTCGACTGGTCGATCGGGAACGGCGAAGCGCAGTACGCGTGA
- a CDS encoding sensor domain-containing protein: MDPDDLDGGTPDTHRPSDQDSSPANGTATRTVGKTDRHASLVRLLTELSAERDRRGEPALAFLGQGYRLLEQNSDSGTLGTQYLTMVEASPYGICVHQRGKVVFVNSATMRFVGAKVSTEIIGMHITDLVDAGSQDALLARIGSLASPGSFSEPTEMTLRTLQGRSVAVESQAVLTTWEGKPAYQVIMRDLTTQKAAESGLRFQAALVGHASDAIIATSPDGLVTSWNPAAEAVYGHDLDQVIGVPVAEVVGAPMSPREVVAAGGVVQATHYSADGTALAVRVSAAEMFDGYVLLCADETAQRRAEAEFATVVETLDEGVLLVGPGGRIELANSAAHRIAGVPSGSLVGLESRTLRLHDEQGVPVPVDDLPSARVRRSGKVETGRVVQVRRRDGAHRWLSLTSGPLMAPGQSVPSVLTSFADITERRAISERLAYEATHDPLTRLANRTYALNHLRRTIADPAATTTVMFIDLDKFKIINDSLGHTVGDQVLRIIGDRLRAAAGPSDLVGRLGGDEFLVITTGYTEAAEVRALADHLQRRLAESLTVHGRELHINTSIGIVIAEPGDRRTADELLEDADLAMYQAKTFGPGRYAFYAPIMRKRVRDRFALEQDLRNAVAEGLVETVYQPVVDLRTGEMVAVKAKSCWDHPVRGPIDPAELAELADDGDLLTVIGAEVLAKAACEISRWRADHGVHCNVNVSLSVRQLGDPTLLQVVQTTLESAGLGPQDLSLDVDETALKDAADAVDALRKTGVRVTAERFGAGYSSLAQLCRLDLSVIEIDRSFVADLGRSSDAEPIVAGIMAMAHAVDLMVVAEGVETARQLEVLHELGCDWAKGPLVAPPGRVEDLKPAYEHVVR, encoded by the coding sequence ATGGATCCTGACGATCTCGACGGTGGGACTCCCGACACCCACCGGCCCTCGGATCAGGATTCCTCGCCAGCGAACGGCACCGCGACCCGCACGGTGGGAAAAACCGACCGGCACGCGTCGCTCGTCCGTCTGCTGACCGAGTTGTCCGCCGAGAGGGATCGGCGCGGCGAACCCGCGCTCGCTTTTCTCGGCCAGGGGTACCGCCTTTTGGAGCAAAATTCCGACAGCGGGACTTTGGGGACGCAATATCTCACGATGGTGGAGGCGAGCCCGTACGGGATCTGTGTCCATCAGCGGGGCAAAGTCGTGTTCGTGAACTCGGCCACCATGCGCTTCGTCGGCGCGAAGGTGTCGACCGAGATCATCGGGATGCACATCACGGATCTGGTCGACGCGGGTTCGCAGGACGCGCTGCTGGCGCGGATCGGTTCGCTGGCCTCGCCCGGCTCGTTCAGCGAACCGACCGAGATGACCTTGCGGACCCTTCAAGGCCGTAGCGTCGCCGTCGAATCCCAGGCGGTGCTCACCACCTGGGAGGGCAAGCCCGCGTACCAGGTGATCATGCGCGATCTGACCACGCAGAAGGCGGCCGAGTCGGGCCTGCGGTTCCAGGCGGCGCTGGTCGGCCACGCGAGCGACGCGATCATCGCGACGTCGCCCGACGGGCTGGTCACGAGCTGGAACCCGGCGGCCGAGGCCGTCTACGGGCACGACCTCGACCAGGTCATCGGGGTGCCGGTGGCCGAGGTCGTCGGCGCGCCGATGAGCCCGCGGGAGGTCGTCGCGGCGGGTGGTGTCGTGCAGGCGACGCATTACAGCGCCGACGGCACGGCGCTGGCGGTGCGTGTCTCCGCGGCCGAGATGTTCGACGGTTACGTGCTGCTGTGCGCCGACGAGACCGCGCAGCGCCGGGCCGAGGCCGAATTCGCCACCGTCGTCGAGACGCTCGACGAGGGGGTGCTGCTGGTCGGCCCCGGCGGACGGATCGAGCTGGCGAACTCCGCGGCGCACCGGATCGCCGGCGTGCCGTCGGGATCCCTGGTCGGCCTGGAGAGCCGGACGCTGCGGCTGCACGACGAACAGGGCGTTCCGGTGCCCGTCGACGATCTGCCGTCCGCGCGGGTGCGCCGGTCCGGGAAGGTCGAGACCGGGCGGGTCGTGCAGGTGCGGCGGCGCGACGGCGCGCACCGATGGCTTTCGCTGACCTCCGGCCCGCTGATGGCGCCCGGCCAGAGCGTGCCCTCGGTGCTGACGTCCTTCGCCGACATCACCGAACGGCGGGCGATCAGCGAACGGCTGGCCTACGAGGCCACCCACGACCCGCTGACCAGGCTCGCGAACCGCACGTACGCGCTGAACCACCTGCGCCGGACGATCGCCGACCCGGCGGCCACGACCACCGTGATGTTCATCGACCTCGACAAGTTCAAGATCATCAACGATTCGCTCGGTCATACCGTCGGCGACCAGGTGCTGCGCATCATCGGCGACCGGCTGCGGGCCGCCGCCGGGCCTTCGGACCTGGTCGGACGGCTCGGCGGGGACGAGTTCCTGGTCATCACCACCGGTTATACCGAAGCCGCCGAGGTGCGGGCGCTGGCCGATCATCTCCAGCGGCGGCTCGCCGAATCGCTCACGGTGCACGGCCGAGAACTGCATATCAATACGAGCATTGGAATAGTGATCGCCGAACCGGGCGATCGACGCACCGCCGACGAATTGCTGGAAGACGCCGATTTGGCGATGTATCAGGCGAAAACTTTCGGCCCCGGTCGTTACGCGTTCTATGCGCCGATCATGCGGAAACGAGTGCGGGACCGTTTCGCGCTGGAACAGGATCTGCGGAACGCCGTCGCGGAAGGGCTGGTCGAGACCGTTTATCAGCCCGTCGTCGATTTGCGGACCGGTGAGATGGTCGCGGTGAAGGCGAAGTCCTGTTGGGACCATCCCGTTCGCGGGCCGATCGATCCGGCGGAATTGGCCGAGCTCGCCGACGACGGCGATCTTTTGACGGTCATCGGGGCGGAGGTTCTCGCCAAGGCCGCCTGCGAGATCTCTCGATGGCGTGCCGATCATGGTGTGCACTGTAATGTGAATGTGAGCCTTTCGGTCCGCCAACTGGGCGATCCCACGTTGCTGCAAGTGGTTCAGACAACACTGGAGAGTGCAGGTCTTGGGCCGCAGGACCTGAGTCTCGACGTCGACGAGACGGCGCTGAAGGACGCGGCCGACGCCGTCGACGCGCTGCGGAAGACCGGGGTGCGGGTGACCGCGGAACGGTTCGGCGCCGGGTACTCCTCGCTCGCGCAGCTGTGCAGGCTCGATCTGAGCGTGATCGAGATCGACCGGTCGTTCGTGGCCGACCTCGGGCGATCGAGCGACGCCGAACCGATCGTCGCCGGGATCATGGCGATGGCGCACGCCGTCGACCTGATGGTCGTCGCGGAAGGCGTCGAGACCGCGCGGCAACTCGAGGTGCTGCACGAACTCGGTTGCGATTGGGCGAAGGGGCCTCTGGTGGCTCCGCCGGGCCGGGTCGAAGACCTGAAACCCGCGTACGAACACGTTGTGCGGTGA
- a CDS encoding AAA family ATPase — protein sequence MTDRIALRLGRRDLLVVAGIPGAGKTTLLSRAATGALPVLDSDQVRARLRERLPPALPYRIYRPLVHVWHRARVVRSALADGGPLVVHEPSTRATTRGLLALLGLLSRRPVRLLWLDVAPEDARAGQVARGRVIRRHSFARHVKRAEKVRRALREGWVPAGWHSARMVTREVTGALRFVTEEEPGRHRSGDVRLLRVERPAAHTVRAG from the coding sequence ATGACCGATCGCATCGCACTCCGGCTCGGCCGTCGCGACCTGCTGGTGGTGGCGGGGATCCCCGGGGCGGGCAAGACCACCCTGCTGTCCCGGGCGGCGACCGGCGCGCTACCGGTACTCGATTCCGACCAGGTCCGCGCGCGGCTGCGTGAACGGCTGCCGCCCGCGCTGCCGTACCGGATCTACCGGCCGCTGGTCCACGTCTGGCATCGCGCGCGGGTCGTCCGCTCCGCGCTGGCGGACGGCGGCCCGCTCGTCGTGCACGAACCGTCGACCAGGGCCACGACTCGCGGCCTGCTGGCCCTGCTCGGCCTGCTGAGCCGACGTCCGGTCCGGTTGCTGTGGCTCGACGTGGCCCCGGAAGACGCCCGCGCGGGCCAAGTCGCGCGCGGGCGGGTCATCCGGCGGCATTCGTTCGCCCGCCACGTCAAAAGGGCCGAGAAGGTCCGCCGCGCCCTGCGTGAAGGCTGGGTCCCGGCGGGCTGGCACAGCGCGCGGATGGTGACCCGCGAGGTCACCGGCGCGCTGCGCTTCGTCACCGAGGAGGAGCCGGGGAGACACCGCTCAGGCGACGTCCGGCTCCTCCGCGTCGAGCGCCCCGCCGCACACACAGTCCGCGCGGGCTAG
- a CDS encoding CDP-alcohol phosphatidyltransferase family protein, translating to MINPGIFLGVLVQLALLGTLDAVTGLGPLGWLAGAAYGLAVGGFLTYGLNRSTARSLGPADAVTLARSGLVGCVTALVVDTAGREIVAMVVIASVALALDAVDGQVARRTGTASPLGARFDMEVDAYLILILSVVVAQSLGPWVLTIGAMRYVFVVAGRLWPWLNTPLPPSMARKTVAAVQGIVLVVVASTVLPLWAGFVVTLGALALLTWSFGRDTWWLLEQHAFTAAPA from the coding sequence GTGATCAACCCCGGTATTTTCCTGGGGGTCCTCGTCCAGCTGGCGCTGCTGGGGACGCTGGACGCCGTCACCGGGCTGGGCCCGCTGGGCTGGCTCGCCGGAGCGGCCTACGGCCTCGCCGTGGGCGGATTCCTGACCTACGGCCTGAACCGGAGCACCGCGCGCTCCCTGGGCCCCGCCGACGCCGTGACGCTCGCTCGCTCCGGGCTGGTCGGCTGCGTGACCGCGCTCGTCGTCGACACCGCGGGCCGGGAGATCGTCGCGATGGTCGTCATCGCGTCGGTCGCGCTCGCCCTGGACGCCGTCGACGGCCAGGTCGCGCGCCGCACCGGGACGGCGTCGCCGCTGGGCGCGCGGTTCGACATGGAGGTCGACGCGTATCTGATCCTGATCCTGAGCGTGGTCGTGGCGCAGTCGCTGGGCCCGTGGGTGCTCACGATCGGCGCGATGCGCTACGTCTTCGTCGTGGCGGGCAGGCTGTGGCCGTGGCTGAACACGCCGCTTCCGCCGAGCATGGCGCGCAAGACCGTCGCGGCGGTCCAGGGCATCGTGCTGGTCGTGGTGGCCTCGACGGTCCTGCCGCTCTGGGCCGGCTTCGTGGTCACGCTGGGCGCGCTGGCGCTGCTGACCTGGTCGTTCGGACGGGACACGTGGTGGCTGCTGGAGCAGCACGCCTTCACCGCCGCGCCCGCGTGA
- a CDS encoding beta-ketoacyl synthase N-terminal-like domain-containing protein, with translation MRSKTDICGIGAVTAYGWGRESLWEGLASGVPCAQFTDGFGETPDLPGWVAHIAEGGKARDGSLHARALLAAAREAIEDAGSRGWTPGRRVGVISGGVREDLRTWDRLTELGEQLMYRREFIGMMPSTPIATLMSEFGFHGPSMATSAMCATGSAAVLTAKMWLDADMADDVVVVTTDLSATRPMVRNFVHCGVAITDVPPLEACRPFQEGTKGFTFSEAAVAVVLTQRKTDSYATLRGGAMTHEAHNAMALDPDSTSAIEAVTGALENAAAAPSDVRYLNAHGTGTKLCHRTESQILEAVFPHETGIYSIKPLTGHSQSGSALTEIAAICLAAERDLVPAPKPVADGHPQLLDGPSRPESGLTVKTSIGMGGYVAAVVLETP, from the coding sequence GTGCGGAGCAAAACAGACATCTGCGGCATCGGCGCCGTAACCGCCTACGGCTGGGGGCGCGAATCACTCTGGGAGGGCCTGGCGAGCGGCGTCCCCTGCGCCCAATTCACCGACGGCTTCGGGGAGACCCCGGATCTGCCCGGTTGGGTCGCGCATATCGCCGAGGGCGGCAAGGCGAGGGACGGCAGCCTGCACGCGCGCGCCCTGCTCGCCGCGGCACGGGAGGCGATCGAAGACGCCGGCTCGCGAGGCTGGACGCCGGGACGCCGGGTCGGGGTGATCTCCGGCGGCGTCCGTGAGGACCTGCGCACCTGGGACAGGCTCACCGAACTCGGCGAGCAGCTCATGTACCGGCGCGAGTTCATCGGCATGATGCCCTCGACCCCGATCGCCACGCTGATGTCGGAGTTCGGCTTCCACGGCCCCTCCATGGCCACGTCCGCGATGTGCGCGACCGGCAGCGCCGCCGTGCTCACCGCGAAGATGTGGCTGGACGCGGACATGGCCGACGACGTCGTCGTGGTCACCACCGATCTGTCCGCCACCAGGCCGATGGTGCGCAACTTCGTGCACTGCGGGGTGGCGATCACCGACGTGCCCCCGCTCGAGGCCTGCCGCCCTTTCCAAGAGGGCACAAAGGGTTTCACCTTCTCCGAGGCCGCGGTCGCGGTCGTGCTGACCCAGCGGAAGACCGATTCGTACGCGACGCTGCGAGGCGGCGCGATGACGCACGAAGCGCACAACGCGATGGCGCTCGACCCTGATTCGACGAGCGCGATCGAGGCGGTGACCGGCGCGCTGGAGAACGCGGCCGCCGCACCGTCGGACGTCCGCTACCTGAACGCGCACGGCACCGGCACGAAACTCTGCCACCGCACGGAATCCCAGATCCTCGAAGCGGTCTTCCCCCACGAGACCGGGATCTACTCGATCAAACCGCTGACCGGGCACAGCCAGTCGGGCAGCGCGCTGACCGAGATCGCGGCGATCTGCCTCGCGGCCGAGCGGGATCTGGTGCCGGCACCGAAACCGGTGGCGGACGGGCATCCACAGCTGCTGGACGGACCGTCCCGCCCGGAAAGCGGGCTCACCGTCAAGACGTCGATCGGGATGGGCGGGTACGTCGCGGCTGTCGTACTGGAAACCCCCTAG
- a CDS encoding glycosyltransferase family 4 protein has protein sequence MNRLHVVLPNDIDDVSAPSGGNVYDRRLCDGLAGEAVEVHEIPVRGNWPRPDTEARKVLARKLAELPDGAAVLLDGLVACGVPEVIAPAARRLSIAVLVHLPLADETGLSPSLAAELDRLERETLGAVDAVVVTSDWAARRLIGHHDLAAHRVHVVPPGVDKAEVASGSLDGTRLVCVANVTPRKGQGTLADALKSLKDLPWICECVGAIPRETRYVERLRRHALGGRFTLTGPRSGEALEATYAAADLLVLPSRAETYGMVVTEALAHGVPVLTTAVDALPDTLGRAPDGSVPGLLVPGEDVNALAAALRRWLTEPDLRDRLRASARLRRETLTGWDETARGVAAVLLSERTAA, from the coding sequence GTGAACCGTCTCCACGTGGTCCTGCCCAACGACATCGACGACGTGAGCGCGCCCAGCGGCGGCAACGTCTACGACCGGCGGTTGTGCGACGGCCTCGCCGGCGAGGCGGTGGAGGTCCACGAGATCCCCGTGCGCGGGAACTGGCCGCGGCCCGACACCGAAGCGCGCAAGGTCCTGGCGCGCAAGCTGGCCGAACTGCCCGACGGAGCCGCGGTGCTGCTCGACGGACTGGTCGCCTGCGGAGTGCCCGAGGTGATCGCCCCGGCGGCGCGGCGGCTGTCGATCGCGGTGCTGGTGCATCTGCCGCTGGCCGACGAGACGGGACTTTCGCCTTCGCTCGCCGCCGAACTGGACCGGCTGGAACGCGAGACGCTGGGCGCGGTCGACGCCGTGGTCGTGACCAGCGACTGGGCGGCTCGACGGCTGATCGGGCACCACGACCTCGCCGCGCATCGCGTGCACGTGGTGCCGCCCGGCGTCGACAAGGCCGAAGTCGCCTCCGGGAGCCTGGACGGGACGCGGTTGGTCTGCGTCGCCAACGTCACCCCGCGCAAGGGACAGGGCACGCTCGCGGACGCGTTGAAGTCGCTCAAAGATCTACCGTGGATTTGTGAGTGCGTTGGTGCCATTCCCCGAGAGACCCGCTACGTCGAACGCCTGCGGCGGCACGCGCTCGGCGGTCGGTTCACTCTCACCGGCCCGCGATCCGGCGAGGCGCTCGAAGCGACGTACGCGGCCGCAGACCTTCTCGTGCTGCCTTCGCGCGCGGAGACCTACGGCATGGTCGTCACCGAGGCTCTCGCGCACGGCGTCCCCGTGCTGACGACCGCCGTCGACGCTCTGCCGGACACGCTCGGCCGGGCGCCCGACGGCAGTGTGCCCGGGCTGCTCGTCCCCGGTGAGGACGTCAACGCGCTGGCCGCGGCCCTGCGCCGCTGGCTCACCGAACCCGACCTGCGTGACCGCCTTCGCGCCTCCGCACGCCTGCGCCGCGAGACGTTGACCGGCTGGGACGAGACGGCCCGCGGCGTCGCCGCCGTGCTGCTGAGCGAACGGACGGCGGCATGA
- a CDS encoding DUF998 domain-containing protein, translating to MSPRTASDNLVHNYLFLRRAIGFLGIGLPFVLVFGKLVVDGGGLLNSISGYYYSGMRDVWVGVMCAIGVFLLSYRGYGRVDDIAGNIAAVAAVGVALFPTTPANGDRSDEIIGLLHLGFAAVFFLTLAFFCIVLFTKSDKEIPGARKPERNRLYVASGVIMLVCLALIVLCGLVFDDLTKDLYPALWLESVAILAFGVAWLTKGGTLLPDKTALPGTRVTA from the coding sequence ATGAGCCCGCGAACGGCATCCGACAATCTCGTCCACAACTACCTGTTCTTGCGGCGCGCCATAGGTTTCCTCGGGATCGGGCTGCCCTTCGTACTGGTCTTCGGGAAGCTGGTCGTCGACGGTGGCGGCCTGCTCAATTCGATCAGCGGCTACTACTACTCGGGAATGCGTGACGTCTGGGTCGGCGTCATGTGCGCCATCGGCGTCTTCCTGTTGTCCTACCGGGGTTACGGCCGGGTCGACGACATCGCCGGGAACATCGCGGCGGTGGCCGCCGTCGGGGTGGCGCTCTTCCCCACGACACCGGCGAACGGCGACCGCTCGGACGAGATCATCGGGCTGCTGCACCTCGGCTTCGCCGCGGTCTTCTTCCTCACCTTGGCGTTCTTCTGCATCGTGCTGTTCACCAAGTCGGACAAGGAGATCCCCGGCGCCCGCAAACCCGAACGGAACCGGCTGTACGTCGCGTCGGGCGTGATCATGCTGGTGTGCCTGGCGTTGATCGTGCTCTGCGGGCTGGTGTTCGACGACCTGACGAAGGACCTCTACCCGGCGCTGTGGCTGGAGTCGGTGGCGATCCTCGCGTTCGGTGTCGCCTGGCTCACCAAGGGCGGGACGCTGCTGCCGGACAAGACCGCGCTCCCGGGAACGCGCGTGACGGCCTGA
- a CDS encoding zinc-dependent alcohol dehydrogenase, with protein MERAFWFSGSGDGELRPVTLPPVGDDDVLVRTLYTGVSRGTETLVFRGEVPPSQRAAMRAPFQEGDFPGPVKYGYLNVGVVERGPEDLVGQVVFCLYPHQTRFVVPASAVTPVPSEVPPERAILAGTIETAVNAVWDASPKIGDRIAVVGAGMVGGGVAKLLAGFPGARVQLIDVDPERAKIAEALGVDFSTPEDALGECDLVVHASASEAGLARSLELLAPEGEVIELSWYGDRRISVPLGENFHSRRLAIRSSQVGMVSPSRRLNRTYADRLALALRLLADPGFEVLVSGECQFRELPDVLPRLAANEPGTLCLRVTYQMEDTR; from the coding sequence ATGGAACGCGCCTTCTGGTTCAGTGGTTCCGGCGACGGTGAGCTCAGGCCCGTCACGCTCCCTCCGGTCGGCGATGACGACGTGCTGGTCCGCACCCTGTACACGGGCGTGAGCCGCGGCACCGAGACGCTCGTCTTCCGCGGCGAGGTCCCGCCGAGTCAACGTGCGGCCATGCGCGCGCCGTTCCAGGAAGGCGATTTCCCCGGTCCCGTCAAGTACGGATACCTCAATGTCGGCGTGGTCGAACGCGGTCCCGAGGACCTCGTCGGGCAGGTCGTCTTCTGCCTCTATCCACATCAGACGCGCTTTGTCGTCCCGGCGTCGGCCGTCACGCCGGTGCCGAGCGAGGTCCCGCCGGAACGCGCGATCCTCGCGGGCACGATCGAGACCGCGGTCAACGCCGTCTGGGACGCGTCGCCGAAAATCGGCGACCGGATCGCCGTGGTCGGCGCCGGGATGGTCGGCGGCGGCGTCGCGAAACTGCTGGCCGGTTTCCCCGGGGCCAGGGTGCAGCTGATCGACGTCGACCCGGAGCGCGCGAAGATCGCCGAAGCGCTCGGTGTCGACTTCTCGACACCCGAGGACGCGCTGGGCGAATGCGACCTCGTCGTGCACGCCAGCGCGAGCGAAGCGGGGCTCGCCCGGTCGCTGGAGCTGCTCGCGCCGGAAGGCGAGGTCATCGAGCTGAGCTGGTACGGCGACCGGCGGATCAGCGTCCCGCTCGGCGAGAACTTCCACTCCCGACGGCTGGCTATCCGCAGCAGCCAGGTCGGCATGGTCTCGCCGTCCCGCCGCCTGAACCGGACCTACGCCGACCGCTTGGCGCTCGCTTTGCGTCTTCTCGCCGATCCAGGATTCGAAGTGCTGGTCAGCGGGGAATGTCAGTTCCGTGAACTGCCGGACGTCTTGCCGCGTCTGGCCGCGAATGAACCAGGAACGCTCTGCCTCCGTGTCACCTATCAGATGGAGGACACGCGTTAA
- a CDS encoding Rv1733c family protein, translating to MSLVYLWRRIHLGRGWDRVEAAILIACVLIALLGVPLAAAAGSEAYATMMARSALETASRHSTTAFLLEDAPPARVGVDGTPSVETAPVAARWALPDGRFQEARVASDLGASAGDPVIVWLDDSGAVVEPPVTPLDAASTGIGVGVGVWLGAVTLLAAGYLLARHLLNRARWAAWDREWERFGQDSRS from the coding sequence GTGTCGCTTGTGTACCTGTGGCGCCGGATCCACCTCGGCCGCGGCTGGGACCGGGTCGAGGCGGCGATCTTGATCGCCTGCGTCCTGATCGCGCTGCTCGGTGTGCCGCTGGCCGCGGCGGCGGGCTCGGAGGCCTACGCGACCATGATGGCGCGCTCGGCTCTTGAGACGGCTTCGCGTCACTCGACGACCGCGTTCCTCCTCGAAGACGCTCCGCCGGCGCGCGTCGGTGTCGATGGGACGCCCTCCGTGGAGACGGCTCCGGTCGCGGCGCGGTGGGCGTTGCCGGATGGTCGGTTTCAGGAGGCGCGTGTCGCTTCGGACCTCGGCGCTTCGGCGGGGGACCCGGTGATCGTGTGGCTCGACGATTCCGGTGCCGTCGTCGAGCCGCCGGTGACGCCGCTGGACGCGGCCAGCACGGGGATCGGTGTCGGGGTGGGGGTGTGGCTGGGCGCGGTGACGCTGCTGGCGGCGGGGTATCTGCTCGCGCGGCACCTGCTGAACCGGGCGCGGTGGGCGGCTTGGGACCGGGAGTGGGAGCGGTTCGGGCAGGACTCGCGTTCTTGA
- a CDS encoding TetR/AcrR family transcriptional regulator, protein MDKRERLIESTRELLWERGYVGTSPKAIQERSGAGQGSMYHHFQGKSELALAAIGRSADDLRAKAEAEFSGPGSVVERITVYLRRERTVLKGCPVGRLAQDPDVMADAELRRPVEEYFGWLTGRLAELLEEGRAAGELDQALDPLTTATALVAVLQGGYILARAADSPDVFAKAVDGALGLLTTKEN, encoded by the coding sequence GTGGACAAGAGGGAACGGCTCATCGAGAGCACTCGCGAGCTTCTGTGGGAGCGCGGGTACGTCGGCACCAGCCCGAAGGCGATCCAGGAGCGCTCCGGCGCCGGCCAGGGCAGCATGTACCACCACTTCCAGGGCAAGTCCGAACTCGCGCTCGCCGCGATCGGCCGCAGCGCCGACGACCTGCGCGCCAAGGCGGAGGCCGAGTTCTCCGGGCCCGGTTCGGTCGTCGAGCGCATCACCGTCTACCTGCGCCGCGAGCGCACCGTGCTCAAGGGTTGCCCGGTCGGCAGGCTCGCCCAGGACCCCGACGTGATGGCCGACGCGGAGCTGCGAAGGCCGGTCGAGGAGTACTTCGGCTGGCTCACCGGGCGCCTCGCCGAGTTGCTCGAAGAGGGGCGCGCGGCCGGTGAGCTCGACCAGGCACTCGACCCGCTCACCACGGCGACCGCGCTGGTCGCGGTGCTGCAGGGCGGCTACATCCTCGCCCGCGCCGCAGACTCCCCGGACGTGTTCGCGAAAGCCGTCGACGGCGCCCTCGGCCTGCTGACCACCAAGGAGAACTGA
- a CDS encoding 6-pyruvoyl trahydropterin synthase family protein, whose amino-acid sequence MFSITVRDHVMVAHSFRGEVFGPAQRLHGATFLVDATFRRSELDADNIVVDIGKATEELKAVLADLNYRNLDDVPEFAGINTSTEFLAKVIADRLAGRVHAGALGEGARGLEGLTVSLHESHVAWASYERAL is encoded by the coding sequence TTGTTCAGTATCACCGTCCGCGACCACGTCATGGTTGCCCACAGCTTCCGCGGCGAGGTCTTCGGCCCAGCACAGCGACTGCACGGCGCGACCTTCCTGGTGGACGCGACGTTCCGCCGCTCCGAACTGGACGCCGACAACATCGTCGTCGACATCGGCAAGGCGACCGAAGAGCTCAAAGCGGTGCTCGCCGACCTGAACTACCGCAACCTCGACGACGTGCCCGAGTTCGCCGGGATCAACACCTCGACCGAGTTCCTCGCCAAGGTCATCGCGGACCGGCTGGCCGGCCGCGTCCACGCGGGAGCGCTCGGTGAGGGCGCGCGCGGCCTCGAAGGACTCACCGTTTCGCTGCACGAATCCCACGTCGCGTGGGCGAGCTACGAGCGTGCGCTGTGA